A single window of Nocardia sp. NBC_01327 DNA harbors:
- a CDS encoding thioesterase II family protein, translating to MDNMDDEKNWFRRLAPADRAGHRLVCFPHAGGAASYFLPVARALAPEVDVVGVQYPGRQDRRNEPGIGDIGELADRIHELMRKWAAEPLTLFGHSMGAVIAFEVARRLRRDSPERPLHLFASGRRAPHLQRGDMVHLRDDAGIAAEVRALGGTESLLLEDPEVLAMILPALRSDYRAVETYRFAPDGPPPCPITVLTGDRDPHTTVEEAREWVHHSGDPFDMRVFPGGHFFLSSSATGVLALLADHFEASGPSRAIGPRSDRPGARYRA from the coding sequence ATGGACAACATGGACGACGAGAAGAACTGGTTCAGACGGCTGGCGCCTGCGGATCGGGCCGGGCACCGGCTCGTCTGCTTTCCGCACGCGGGCGGCGCCGCGAGTTACTTCTTGCCGGTGGCGCGGGCGCTGGCGCCGGAGGTCGATGTCGTCGGCGTGCAGTACCCCGGTCGGCAGGACCGGCGCAATGAGCCCGGCATCGGAGACATCGGTGAGCTTGCCGACCGAATCCACGAGCTCATGCGGAAGTGGGCAGCAGAGCCGCTGACACTGTTCGGGCACAGCATGGGCGCAGTCATCGCGTTCGAAGTAGCTCGGCGTCTGCGGCGGGACAGCCCGGAGCGGCCCCTGCACCTGTTCGCCTCCGGGCGTCGCGCCCCGCACCTGCAGCGCGGAGACATGGTGCATCTGCGCGATGATGCGGGCATCGCCGCCGAGGTGCGTGCACTCGGCGGCACCGAGTCTCTGCTGCTCGAGGATCCGGAGGTGCTGGCGATGATCCTGCCCGCCTTGCGCAGCGACTATCGCGCGGTCGAGACGTACCGATTCGCCCCGGACGGCCCGCCGCCGTGCCCGATCACGGTGCTCACCGGAGACCGGGATCCGCACACCACCGTCGAGGAGGCACGGGAGTGGGTCCACCATTCGGGCGACCCGTTCGACATGCGGGTTTTTCCCGGCGGCCACTTCTTTCTGAGCAGTAGCGCCACCGGCGTGCTGGCTCTGCTCGCGGATCATTTCGAGGCATCCGGGCCGAGCCGGGCGATCGGCCCGCGGTCGGATCGACCGGGTGCGCGGTACCGGGCGTGA
- a CDS encoding class I SAM-dependent methyltransferase, with protein sequence MADQIAVTAQLTDYIRHVSLREDEILRELRAETADLPGGTAMQVLAEEGQLLALLAGLVNAHAILEIGTFTGYSTLCLARALPATGHLITCDITDRWPAIGVPYWGRAGVGDRIELRVGEACATLEQLLADEGPGLFDLVFIDADKANYPRYYELSLELVRLGGLIVVDNTLFFGRVADPGAQDADTQGVRELNALLRSDNRVEISMLTMADGITLARRLT encoded by the coding sequence GTGGCCGATCAGATAGCAGTCACAGCGCAACTCACCGACTACATCCGGCACGTCTCCCTCCGGGAGGACGAGATTCTGCGCGAATTGCGAGCGGAAACCGCGGACCTGCCAGGTGGGACGGCCATGCAGGTGCTCGCCGAGGAGGGACAACTGCTGGCACTGCTCGCCGGACTCGTGAACGCACACGCGATTCTGGAGATCGGCACGTTCACCGGCTACAGCACGCTGTGCCTCGCGCGTGCGCTGCCCGCCACGGGCCATCTGATCACCTGCGACATCACTGACCGGTGGCCCGCGATAGGCGTCCCGTACTGGGGTCGCGCGGGGGTGGGTGACCGCATCGAGTTGCGGGTCGGTGAGGCCTGCGCGACGCTCGAGCAGTTGCTGGCCGACGAGGGCCCGGGCCTGTTCGATCTGGTGTTCATCGACGCGGACAAGGCCAATTACCCTCGGTACTACGAACTTTCACTCGAACTCGTCCGGCTCGGCGGCCTGATCGTGGTGGACAACACTCTCTTCTTCGGGCGGGTGGCCGATCCGGGCGCGCAGGATGCGGACACGCAGGGCGTGCGCGAGCTCAATGCCCTCCTGCGGTCCGACAACCGTGTGGAGATCAGCATGCTGACCATGGCCGACGGCATCACCCTGGCACGCCGGCTCACCTGA